Proteins from a single region of Orcinus orca chromosome 20, mOrcOrc1.1, whole genome shotgun sequence:
- the AGRP gene encoding agouti-related protein, which produces MLTTVLLSCALLLAMPAGQGAQMGLAPLEGIGRPDQALFPELQGLGLQPPLKRTTAEQVEEALLQEAEAKALAEVLDPEGRKPRSPRRCVRLHESCLGHQVPCCDPCATCYCRFFNAFCYCRKLGTAANPCSRT; this is translated from the exons ATGCTGACCACAGTGCTGCTGAGTTGTGCCCTGCTGCTGGCAATGCCCGCCGGGCAGGGGGCCCAGATGGGCTTGGCTCCCCTGGAGGGCATCGGAAGGCCTGACCAAGCCTTGTTCCCAGAGCTCCAAG GCCTGGGCCTGCAGCCCCCACTTAAGAGGACAACGGCAGAACAGGTGGAAGAGGCTCTGCTGCAGGAGGCAGAGGCCAAGGCCTTGGCAGAG GTGCTAGATCCGGAAGGACGCAAGCCGCGCTCCCCGCGTCGCTGCGTAAGGCTGCATGAGTCCTGTCTGGGACACCAGGTACCATGCTGCGACCCATGTGCCACGTGCTACTGCCGTTTCTTCAACGCCTTCTGCTACTGCCGCAAGCTGGGTACTGCCGCGAACCCCTGCAGCCGCACCTAG